ggaATAATGTGGTGTTTTATTACATCCATACACATCATCGATGCCTCCCATTTTCTGGGTGAAACAGACTATTCGATTCTTTTGATATGGAACATACTCTTCTTGTCTCCATTAACAACAGAAAAGCTTGTAATTATTTTTCAACTCTTCAGTGTTTTTTTTCCTTGAGCCCAAAACTCATGACACCATCATAAAGAAACTGGACCACATTCAGAATAATGTTTCTGTGGCAACCGAGCATCAATTCATCTCAATTATTATGATATGTTCATTCAAAGAATAGTCACGTATAGTGATCTAAGTACTAACTACGAACCAGTATGTAACTGTGTATCAGTTAGGCTAATGTTAACCATTACTGCATGCGGTCGATtaccatatataaattttgagaaCTTAGATAGAATCATTAAGAGGCGAAGGTTGAAATTTATCACAGCTACATGTGGCATTCATAATTAGATTTAGTAGAAAGTCTAATCTTAACATGAGAACACTCTTTAGCAAGTCAACGCAAAAGTCTATTCGAGAGAGATTTGGCATAACGTttcaattaaatattattactttTAGGGTACTATATTCAGAGAAGCTTCTCAACAATGGAAGCAGGAAACCAGGAAACAAATGCTGTTATATCTGAAGAAGTCAGGAAGTGTTGTTCATCTATCTGATCTCTTAATATTCATCCAAACATAAAGACTTTCTGGTGGAGAATGGCACATGGGGGAATATAATCTTTGGAGGAGAGGAGTAAAAATGGACAAAACATGTCCGGTTTGTGAAGAACAGATGGAAACGCTAAACTATGCGTTTTTTCAGTGCAGAGTGGCCTAGTGGAtgcttcatggaagtcttctagagAGGAGATGGGATTTGGCTGGTCTTTACACAGAAGAGAAGGCACCCAAATCATGCATGGATCCTCAGCAGAAGCGCCTATGAATTCTACTTTAGAGGCTGAAGCAATAGCCCTCCTGAACAAATGGGCCGACTAAACTACTGTAAGGTTGCCTTCATGAGAGATTGTAAGAGTTTATTTGATGAGTTAAATCAGTTCAAAACTGAACAAACCATCAGAAATTTCCGTATCACAGAGGCTGCCTTTGTGCTACAGGATATCCTTGAGATCTCAAGACATAGAGATTACACTTTTCATTACATATCTAGAGATAATCTTAATGTTGTAGACTCCCTTGCTAAACAAGCTAGGCTACATAAGAAAAACTATGTTGTATGTTGGAAGTTTTAATGTGTTTAATgaaaatgttgacaaaaaaatatatattcatgagGATATCTTTAGTATCATGAGTTGTTTAAAGATCTACTCGTTTACTTGGACCAAGTCACAACAAGCTTATTGTAGTTGACTTGACTTTATGAATCAACTCTCACCGTATCGGTATGATCAGATCGACCGCAGCAATTATCGACTTAAAATTAGTTTGCTCAGAGAGAGGAAGTGAAGAAAGAGCGAGAAATCTTCCAAATGGATTGCATCTCATCTCTAGTCGTGGGCTTAGCGCAGGCGTTGTGTGAATCTATGAATATGGCAGAGAGAAGAGCAGGACATAAGACTGATCTTAAGCAAGCCATCAGTGATCTCGAAACAGCCACAGGTGAACTGAAGGCCATACGTGACGACCTGAATCTACGCATCCAACGAGACAATCTAGAGGGTCGAAGCTGCACAAACCGTGCTAGAGAGTGGCTCAGTGCGGTGCAAGCAGCAGAGGTAAGAACAGAATCGATTCTAGGGAGGTTTATGCGTCGGGAACAGAGGAAAAGAGCGCGGAGGAGATGCCTCAGTTGCTTAGGTTGTGCTGAGTACAAACTGAGCAAGAAGGTTTTGGGTACACTGAAGAGCATCAATGATCTGAGACAACGCTCTGAAGATATAGAAACAGATGGTGGGTCGATTCAAGAGACTTCTATGGAGATACCTATCAAGTCCGTGGTTGGGAACACCACAATGATGGAACGGGTGTGGGAACTTCtcagtaaagaagaagaagaaagaggaatCATTGGGATTTATGGACCTGGTGGGGTTGGGAAGACAACGTTAATGCAGAGCATTAACAACGAGCTGATCACAAAAGGTCATCAGTACGATGTACTGATATGGGTTACAATGTCCCGTGAATTCGGAGAGTGTACAATTCAGCAAGCTGTTGGAGCGCGGTTGGGTTTATCTTGGGATGAGAAGGAGACAGGGGAAGGTAGAGCTTTCAAGATATACAGAGCTTTGAAACAGAGACGGTTCTTGTTGTTGCTTGATGATGTCTGGGAAGAGATAGACTTGGACAAGACAGGAGTTCCTCGACCTGACAGGGAAAACAAATGCAAAGTGATGTTCACGACACGGTCCATGGCATTATGCAGCAAAATGGGTGCGGAATGCAAGCTGAGAGTGGATTTTCTTGAGAAGCAATATGCGTGGGAGCTCTTTTGTGGTAAACTTGGGAGAAGAGATCTCTTGGAGTCACCGTTGATTCGCCGGCACGCTGAGACCATTGTCACTAAATGCGGTGGATTGCCACTAGCGTTGATCACTTTAGGAGGAGCCATGGCTCACAGAGAGACTGAAGAGGAGTGGATTCACGCCAGTGAAGTTCTGAATAGATTTCCAGCAGAGATGAAGGGTATGGACTATGTATTTGCCCTTTTAAAATTCAGCTACGACAACCTAGAGAGCGATCTGCTTCGAACTTGTTTCTTGTACTGCGCTTTATTCCCAGAAGATCACTCTATTGAGATCGAACAGCTTGTTGAGTACTGGGTCGGAGAAGGGTTTCTGATCAGCTCCCATGGCGTTAACACTATATACCAGGGATATTTTCTGGTTGGAGATCTTAAAGCGGCGTGTTTGTTGGAAACCGGAGATGAGAAGACGCAGGTGAAGATGCATAATGTCGTTAGAAGCTTTGCACTGTGGATGGCATCTGAACAGGGGACTTATAAGGAGTTGATCCTAGTAGAGCCAAGCATGGGACTTACTGAAGCTCCCAAAACA
The Brassica napus cultivar Da-Ae chromosome A1, Da-Ae, whole genome shotgun sequence DNA segment above includes these coding regions:
- the LOC111202245 gene encoding disease resistance protein RPS2-like translates to MDCISSLVVGLAQALCESMNMAERRAGHKTDLKQAISDLETATGELKAIRDDLNLRIQRDNLEGRSCTNRAREWLSAVQAAEVRTESILGRFMRREQRKRARRRCLSCLGCAEYKLSKKVLGTLKSINDLRQRSEDIETDGGSIQETSMEIPIKSVVGNTTMMERVWELLSKEEEERGIIGIYGPGGVGKTTLMQSINNELITKGHQYDVLIWVTMSREFGECTIQQAVGARLGLSWDEKETGEGRAFKIYRALKQRRFLLLLDDVWEEIDLDKTGVPRPDRENKCKVMFTTRSMALCSKMGAECKLRVDFLEKQYAWELFCGKLGRRDLLESPLIRRHAETIVTKCGGLPLALITLGGAMAHRETEEEWIHASEVLNRFPAEMKGMDYVFALLKFSYDNLESDLLRTCFLYCALFPEDHSIEIEQLVEYWVGEGFLISSHGVNTIYQGYFLVGDLKAACLLETGDEKTQVKMHNVVRSFALWMASEQGTYKELILVEPSMGLTEAPKTERWRHTLVISLLDNRLQMLPENPICPNLTTLLLQQNSSLKKIPANFFMYMPVLRVLDLSFTSITEIPLSIKYLVELYHLALSGTKISVLPQELRHLRMLKHLDLQRTQFLQTIPRDAICWLSKLEVLNLYYSYAGWELQSYGEDEEELGFADLEHLENLTTLGITVLSLESLKTLYEFDALHKCIHHLHVEECNGLPHFDLSSLSNHGGNIRRLSIKSCNDLEYLITPTDVDWLPSLEVLTVHSLHKLSRVWGSSVSQESLRNIRCINISHCHKLKNVSWAQQLPKLETIDLFDCRELEELISDHESPSIEDLVLFPGLKTLSIRDLPELSSILPSRFSFQKLETLVIINCPKVKKLPFQERVQPNLPAVYCDEKWWDALEKDQPITVLCCSPRFVPN